Genomic segment of Osmia bicornis bicornis chromosome 2, iOsmBic2.1, whole genome shotgun sequence:
GGTACAATGGCAACGCTTTTCGTGCTTTCTTTAAGTAACCCAAATAAGCATTATTTTTTCCATGCCAGCGTTACACCGAAATAGTAACGGTGACGGTGCTGATCCGCGGACGACGATCGCGCCAATCATTGTTCGATGGTATTTAGGAGACCGCCTATTTACAGAgcactatttttatttaaatcacTTTCGCGACGATTGCGAACCTATCTCGGTTCACAGTTGAAGAACCTTCGAGTAAAAATTGCAATTCTATAGAAAACTTCTATATCCAAGGAAAATAAGGAAAGCGAAACTGAAAACCCAAATACGAGGAGAAAGGGTTGCAAGCGCGTGGACATTCCGGGACCATTTTCCCATGCACGTGCACCTACCACCACGCGCCCAACGTCTTCGTGATTGCGCAAAAATCATTTACATGACAATGAGCTACGGCCCTGAGACTGGATACTTCAACTCGTCGCTTCAAAGAATTTTAGACGGGTGGAAAAATGTTATGTATCGATCAATGAAATAAAGTAAAGAAACTAATGACACAACCAgacctaattttaattaattagaccCCGGATAGCCAATCCGCTcccttttaatttcaaactATATCAAAGAACGTCGCTCAACACATTCTGCGAACGTAGAAACGTTTGGTTATCAACAATAAACGAGCGACGGGATTGAATTACCTGACCGACAGTCGTTTCTCGGCTACCTATACAATACTGTTGTTAAATCGAATCGCGGACGACTGGTACCAGACGCAGACACGCGAAAGCTTCCCTTTGACATTTTTATCGAAACTGAAAAATCTAATTCATTCGCCGAGTTTGTTTGCACGCTTCAAAATGAATCAGCCTTTCAGCTCtccatttttttatcaatcgAGTGCTTTCGATTATTTACCGTTCGAAGCTTCAATTTAGGAAATTGCACTtgcgattttaattaaaactgtTAAATGAAGTAGCCTTCGAGTTACAGATTCTGCTTAAAAATTACTGGCgtactttgaaatttattttattaatattgagTCGCGATAGAgtgcattttttaaatatttcacgcGCGGTACTCTATCCGTGGACCCCCCTCCCGTGTAATCGAATGGCAGAAACGCATCTGCGACACCATATGCACGAACCGTTGCGGCTTGACCGATACACAACTAACCGACGACGAACCAGTCCGAGCCTCGATACCGACGCGTGTTAATTGATCAGACAGTACACGATAACGGTATCCGATTATGTCGTAATTTTCGTTTGGTACTGTGATCGTTGCTGACAGCGATCTCATTAGATGCTCGATCGAGATTACCGCGAAAGCGTACACACGATATAGTACCGACCAGACAGAAGTATTAACACACACGTACGCGCACACTTTTTCTTCCGAATGGACGGAGAGAATCCACGCAACGCGACGATATGGCGGGAAGTGGTTAGCGAGGAACGCTTTCAAAGGGATTTACACGGAGACAAAGGTTAAGGCCAAGGTCCACTAAAATCGTTTTATTCAGGCTCAAAGATGGGGAGGATGGCGGCGTGGGCAACGGACGAGCAGGTCGAAAAGCTCGGTTCCATTGAAAATCGACCGGTAGGCAGGTAGTCGACGTCTTTTGTTTTTGTGTCCCTGACAGCGTAGCACGTGAATGGACAACAGCGAATATCGAATTTCTAAGGTAGCCAAAAAATTCATAGGGAAATATTTGCACACGAATGTTGTATTATATATGTGGAAGGCGTCGCGTCCGCTTCGATCGCGAAATGTTTGAATTTCCGGATAACTACTGGCCCCTCGTTAACACGGCCGTTAGTTCTCAAACATCACGTAGCAAGGATCTGAGCGACGCTATTGGACGATATTCAAAAACGGTTGACATTACCGCGAGAAGCGGCCCCTTATCCTTTCAAACATTTATCAGAAGCGATTTACTCAGCCGGCTGATCGTACGTGATATCTACGATAACGCGTCACGTTCGATGCAGACACGCGTACACAATAGGATTTGAGAAAAATAGAAGCATGAAACAGACGTTCTACGTGGAAGGACCTCGAGCGCCTTTGGAGGTTACATTTCCAGCGTAACGCTCGCTGACTCGCGAGAAACCGTACAGGATGTTGATGGAATTAATCGGTTACTCACCATTCGATGAATGTTCGCGTCCTTGCACTCGTCCCTGCTACACACTTCCCTCCGGTAATGCAACTAAACTCACCGCGAAAGAAAAAACGGATAACCGAATAAACTGAACACGACGAGAACGAACACAACACACGCACAAGTCACAAAACAGACTGAGGCTCGCTGGCCGGGCACCTCGGCGACGTTGCTACGAGACGACCGACGCGATCGCGATGCCCTCTCGCGGCGGCGCACGAACTTTCCCGAGCGCTCCTCGAACCCGCCAAATTCAAACGCGCCTTCGATCGGTTTCAGCGTACGCTTAAATAAAACcagatttttataattatctcGTTAATTAAATACACGTTACGAATAATAGTTACGTAGAATAGCGATgggtttaaatatatttttaataggTTAAGGTTTGTACATTActctttaaataatattcgatATATCAACGAAGTcagataaatatttataaaatttgcaaTGTTCACAATCTTTGGTTACGATTGCATCgttaaattatgaaataaatataataatatacagaATTTGGTGTCTAGCATTATCACTCGAAGCATGTTATTTCTGAAATTATAAGAAAACATGTAACAccttgaatgttaaatatttttacattcataTCTCGATgacaaatgaattttttacaCGTATCCATTATCTTAaccattttaaaataaattgtttcaaCGCTCGAAAGCTTGTCCACTAGAAAGAgataaaatagtaaataaataattctgaaaatCATTATTTCAACACATGCCACACAGTAACGAGCTTCCTAGGATTTTGAAGTACAGAAAACCAATGTAGCCTCTCCGTCGATCCTCTGACACCTTTTCCTAATGCAACCTTACCAATACAAACATCCTTTGTCCTGTAACTCGTCGTTACAGAATCCTCGCTGTCGCTTGGGTGATCTACATTGCTCGCAGCGATCTCAACAGGTACAGTCTGCGAAATTGAATAATTccttaaataaatattattccCAAATACACCGTAACTCACGTACTTTGTTATACAACATCACAAGAAATTGCACGATATCCAATTGATTGCAAGTCACATCGAACGTCAGGGTTTCGTTGAATTCCGGCTGCAAATTCGCGCAGACGaatttcgttttcttctttttcatcctCTGCCCCGTCCTTCCGTTTAGCATCAATATCCTCACATAAGGATCTGAAAATAATGCGGCTGTTGTCAACAGAAATTCTTccgataaattaaataaaacacctACTAAATTTGCTTAAACTGGACACTGCTGTTGCAAACTTGATGTCCCGCGCCTTCATAACGTTTATTGTCAGTCTCTGGGCTGTGGGTAAGTAACTTATGCCTAATAAAATATTCCCAAATTCCTGGAAAATCAAACGGATCTTGTTACCAATGTTCTcgatagaaataaaagaaattcgtATCGTTGTCTTATCGCGGTACCAAATTGGACGGCTTCATTCTGAAGTTGAACATGTGGATCTCCGGGCTCTGCAAAACTTGCTTCACCTCCTTCATGGACACTTTAAACGAGCACAGCTCTGTGTCGTTCGCGTATCTGTCGTGGTCGTACGCTGCGAAATCAAGGATCCATTCCTGCGAGAAAGGACGATCGAATCAAATGCGACGAggcttgaaaaatttcgaatagaaataaaaagatcGAGCTCTCGAGTTTTACGACGATCCAAGtgtacttatttattttcaactcGTGGCGAAACGCACCGTCTCGGTTATGCAAACCGCATTTGCAATGCATATTTACCACGCACTCTTATTGCGTACGATCAATTTATTCTACAAAACCCAACCGTACTGAATTCTACTAATTTTTACTCGAGTAATTTTCCTAATACAACGAGCGTAAACGAGCAACCTTTATCGCGGTTTCGCTTCGACCAACGAGTGACGTGTTTTTCAACCTTGAATTAAACAAAACGCTTTAGAACGCCTGCTGTGCATAGATAATAAAGAAACCTTAATCTCCTGCGATTTCACGTTCGCCACGACGAaagtttctttgaaaattggGTTGGCCGTGTGTCGGATCGCCCTTGTCCGGAAACTGTGCAGCCTCTGCCGCTTCCGGTGGCTCCACGATTGCTTCACGATGTTCAGGGCCACGTATGGTTCCAAGGTGCAATTGTATTGCTTCGGAGGAAGACCAGACAGAGCCTGTACAATACCAAAGAAACAGATTTTTCTATAGAAGAGTATCGAGCTTCGTACACCCCATagaaaagtattttatttaaaataaatcataattggatcaagaaatttcaatttttaattaaaatcaccTTCTTATGGGGTGTAAATAGGCTTTCATGGATGACTGTACATATTTAATCCGTCATTGTAACAGATGCGAAGCCATTATTGACTTATGTAATACAgaattacataatttttatgGAATAATCGTCGAAAATGTCTGGGTTGCGTGTAAGTCCTAGGGGCCTTTGTTCGTTGAAAGAGACTTTATTCCTTCGAGATTTATACCTCGATTTCTATTCTGCTCATGAGGTAGACACAAAAGGAGGAAATATTGAAAGGAAATCGTTTAGTACCTCGATACCGATAACGAGCTTCCCGGTAACCGTCTCGTCACAGGGCGGCAGGTATTGCAGGCTTATTGTCAATTCCGTCGGGAATTCTCTTTGTTTCTTCTCGCAtttctgtttctctttttgTACCAAATTCtgcaaattattaaaacaacCACGAATcgtttttttcattaaaatttctattaataGCGTGAAGATCGAATGCATCAGggttaataaaagaaattaccaGGGTGGATGAGGTGTCGGTGCATCCAAGGCGAGCGCTGCTGGTACTCCAGAAGTTCCCTCCGGTCACAGACACGCTCTCGTTGGTACctgtgaaatttttcaaaaaatttcgtGAAACGAAAGTTTTCAGCAGCTGTTCGCGTCGAAGAATGTACGATGCTGGGGATTGTCTAGGgtaatttttacatttctatGCGACGCAACGAGCAAACAGGTTGCGAGGATAATTGCACGTTACCATTGCTGCCATTTTCGTAGAGGCTACCCAGTCTCCATGACCTGTAGCTGACATCGTTCAACTTGACGTTTTCATTCTGTTTGCTCTTGACACGCGACGGCACGCTTTTTCCTTCCCTCTCTGCAACCAATTATCCGTACCTTTGATTATGTAATTTCGTAAACAACGACTTGCGAACGAGTCGCTCGTTAACAGATTCGTCCCGCGCTTAACTTTTAATCTGCGCCCGTTCAAAAGTGGGTCgcttatttttaatgaaaggGTAATTCAACGGTGGACGAAGTTTCTGTATTCCTACGAAAGGAAGGAAGATTAAAATTCCTGCATCGTGAATCGTTCGTATACGTGGATGGATACGTTACGCCTATTGTTCGCGGAGTTATATTTGTACACACGACGTTTTCTTCGTTTCCTTCGCGATGTTATGTAATTAGGTATGTCATCCTGCGAAACCAACTGTACATAAGTTTCCCGATAGAAACTTTATGGAAACGCCCATCTTGACCGAGCAAAAAGATCTTACAAATTTTCGACATCGAaggcgaaagggttaatcatcTCGAGCGTAGGTGCTAACAAAGACACGCAATTAACGCGTCAGCTGGTACCGGCACTTATCGCTTCGAAGGAAGCGTTACTCTAGCAGTTTAGATAGAGATGTGTTAAAAAATATCGCTTACTTCGTTTTCTGATGCACTCGTAGCCAAAACATCCTGGTGTGACGAAACACGCGATCACGAGTAAGGCGACGACCAGGACGAACGCTCCCAATACGATGAGCACGACACGGCCCCATGGGCCAAAAATGTCATCGTACACCATTCACTGGAAACGTAACAATCGAGGTTACTGTCAGAATGATCCTACTCTGTTATCTTCCATCGAATcgaaaaattaaacatttccATCGCGTTAACGATGTTCCTCGACTTATTTCGAGCATCGTTAAAAGATTTCGTTGACACGCggagaggaagaaaattaCTCGTGTCCACTAGTGTGCCGTAACATCTGTCGCGCGGTAGTTAAAAAATAAGCCACGTTAATGCGCGAAGGAAACACTTGTGCTTTTCGCGCCCGTTTCTATCCGCTTACGGCAAAAAGCGGACGGGAGGCGCAAACAAAACGGCAACGTTCCGAATGGAACCTGCTTCGATTCCACCTTGCCTTTTTGCTAATTATACAGAGACGTTTTTTCGATCGGCGTTCGAACAAAACACCTGTTACAGGAAGCTTACGGTATACGGCGGAAAAAATGGCATATGGTCGATTTCGAGTTTACGTTTTATCTCGAGTCATTGTTCGGTGCGGAGAACATTTTTACTGGTGCGTGGATATAAAAGACGGAAACGATCGTTTCTGTGTCACTCGTTCTTCCTTTACGCGCGCGGACGCTTCGATTTTCTTTACACCGATGCGTTCACGATTTTCTTCGATTCACTTGGCGCCGATTTCTTTCGACCTCGATCTGAAACGTCGAAGAACGATACTCACTCGACCAAGAGAGCGTCCCATGACGATCAGGTTCGCAAGGAACCAGGCGGGATTAGCGATCGGCGGGTAAACGCGGTGAGAAATCGGTGCGAAAGGACGATTGATCGGCGCGCGTCCTTCGCGGCTGGAGTGCAACGAGTCGCTGCACGATCCTCGGCTCCCCGTAAACGACAAACTCGCGACAAACGACTGCATAGGACGAGGAACGAACAACGAGCAACGTGCTATCTGTTTCCTCCCCCCTACCAGCATCGACCATTCCGCTTGTTCCGCCGATAGCTGGCGGTACGCGACTTAATGCATTCTAAACGTCGATTATCCCATGCAACTGCAGGCTACTACTCGAACAACAACAATTTACTGCGCCTTTCAACAAGCAACACCTTATTGACTGATTGCcagaattaatttcaattttttttcattttcttttttattttaagatCGATGATTATCACAGGTGACGCAGACCTTTTCTTATAATGTATTTTTACCGGCGAACTGCGCACTCGGCTAGTTTTTAAattgctttcaaaatatttGATCGTGTAACAAAGCCGAAGGTTCGAGCGTACACGTGAACGAGGAAACTGTGGGTTACAAGCGATAACACCTGCGCTATCACGCACTGTGTTCATGGGCTATCAGCAACACCGTTCAGAAACCGTCCATAAACATTACAATTGTTACACGTATGTGTATACGTAGTTAAACTTAACAATTTCCAGCTAAACGAAACATTCCCGAGGAgtttaatgaaattgaattttaacaGCAGATAGAATAACCCATTACGTGGCTGGAATAGTTTAACAAGTCCAAGTTCACCGCGCACCTATTGTGTGACATAATAAAGCGTGCCGCTTTGTCTTAAAAACGACACCTTTCGAAGTACCGACGTTTCTTATTAAAAGGAATTTTGACTCTCTAAAAGGCATGCACGACCATTAAATTACCATGAAAATGTTACGTCATTAGGTGTCCAAGATGCTATCTTTTCTCACGCACGCTAATGGCCAACAGTTCCTTCTTGTTCCACCGTGACTTTCACGGTAAAAGAATCCCTGGTATTAGCGTTGCGAGACCAAGTATACCAGGCTCAGTTTCACTATTTTTGAATGAATTCTATCGATCTCCTGACAGATTGTGCAACCATCTTGCGTAAATTTCACGAGGATATTTCAATGAGTTGAGTAACCCTTTggttaagaaaatataacgcgAGGAGAGGGTTGATCGAGTGCATCGCCGACTCTCCGGACGGATCTTGGTGTCTATAAGGAAGCATTGTGCAAGGATGACTGAAGTTCCTATTACACTAATTTGTTCTCAGTCAGCTTAGAAATGACACAGGTGCAACGATCGGCTCGTTACTTGGCAGTGAAAATAACACTGATTGCCAGTGAAGTTTCACTTTTGATGCTCGATCGAGCGGACGTGTAATTTTCCTCGTTTTCCGGGACGGTCTTCCAGCTGTCATAATCATTCTACGATCGTTCACCTCTAAAAAATCATTGCTATTCAAGGTCTTCTCGAGCAACGAAATTCTATGAACTTTGTTACTTCCCGAACGAATTTCGCAAGGTATCTCTTCATCCGGAGGAAAAATTCCAAGGAAGAGAAGGCGGAAGCGGAGGTAAACCGAAACTGGCTTGCGATTAAGAATGAGGAGAAGGAGAAGTCGAAGAGGAAATGAAGAGAGAGTTCATCCCCGATCGAGTGGCGGTCATTCGGACTCGGTGACCTCGATCCCCGATCCGTCGCGACGTCTCCTTTCACTTGGAGAACTTCTTTCGGCAGCTCTTTCGAGGAACACGATTCCATTCTATCGCGGAACGGCCTCAGTCCGCTTGGAATAGGCCGGCTCGACGCCGCGTTACCTGTCTCCTCAGCCATTTAGATTTCACTTTCATGTAAGTACAACAAACCGTGCGCGTGTTGTGTCTCTAATTAAACAACAGATTCTCTCGTTCCTCTAAATTCCATCGAAAATTAACAGGAATCGGTGAGTAACGGAATTAATCGAAGTGTCACATCAGGTCCGTGGTATTTCCCGTACTGGCATTCCGacctttaaaaatattttgtgtttaaaatttatattttaattatgcaataataatataattttaaattatttaaatttaaagttataaattaatattttaaaatttatattaaaattataatattaggtaccaaagggttaaatatccAAGTTGCCGTATGAAAATGAAAGTTCACAGAAGAAACTAGCAATACCTAACTATCTATTTACCTATCTAATTTGCGCTACGCGTTGCGGTATGAAAATGAAAGTCGAAAGAAGAAACGTGTAATTCGCGCCGTGTAATACCGCGAGACACTTTTAATCGCAGAAAACTCGCCGGATGAAAATGCAACGCTTGGAAAGCTGAGGGAAGAAAAAGTAAATCGTAGTCGAGATCCCTTTGACGGAAAGATGTCGAGCACGAAGGTCGTCCTATTGAACCTGTGCATCCTGCTGCTTCTCTACGATCGTGAGTACCATTTAACTCGGACAAACTTCAACCTTCGCCTAGTTTTAGTTTTCCAACGATCCTTGATCATAGTTCAATCGTAAGTCCAAGAGAAGCGATTTCCATGTAAATTCAAACAGTTgcataaaaagaattaaaaaaaaaaatcatccATTTGCATTGTTAGCAGGTCTGATAAATCGTGTCAGTGCCATTGGAGTTTGTCCTTCTTTATCctcatttttcttaaaaaaataaattaatcgtTTCAGACGCGACCAGCCTGATTATACCGGAAGACCTGCCCACGATTCTCTCGCTGATCTACTCCAATATTCCTCCGATTAAGAAAGGTAACATGATTGCGTCACGCAAAGGTGTCACGCTTTTGAGAAAATCACGAAATACCGCGCGTGATCGGTGACAAACGGTTTGTCGCGTGTTACACGAAAGCACTTTCACTGACGTTTGCCAATCGGCTTCACGATTCCTTTTCATCTTTCTTTTATCCTCGCGTTCGTTGCGGCAGGTACCGATTCGAGGGTCGGCGTGGGCTTCCGGTTGGGAGAGCACGCGGATTTTCAGGTGCTCGTGGAGCTGGGACCGCAAACGGAAACCGATCCG
This window contains:
- the LOC114879257 gene encoding synaptotagmin-5-like isoform X1, producing the protein MVYDDIFGPWGRVVLIVLGAFVLVVALLVIACFVTPGCFGYECIRKRKREGKSVPSRVKSKQNENVKLNDVSYRSWRLGSLYENGSNGTNESVSVTGGNFWSTSSARLGCTDTSSTLNLVQKEKQKCEKKQREFPTELTISLQYLPPCDETVTGKLVIGIEALSGLPPKQYNCTLEPYVALNIVKQSWSHRKRQRLHSFRTRAIRHTANPIFKETFVVANVKSQEIKEWILDFAAYDHDRYANDTELCSFKVSMKEVKQVLQSPEIHMFNFRMKPSNLEFGNILLGISYLPTAQRLTINVMKARDIKFATAVSSLSKFNPYVRILMLNGRTGQRMKKKKTKFVCANLQPEFNETLTFDVTCNQLDIVQFLVMLYNKTVPVEIAASNVDHPSDSEDSVTTSYRTKDVCIGKVALGKGVRGSTERLHWFSVLQNPRKLVTVWHVLK
- the LOC114879257 gene encoding synaptotagmin-2-like isoform X2 yields the protein MVYDDIFGPWGRVVLIVLGAFVLVVALLVIACFVTPGCFGYECIRKRSTNESVSVTGGNFWSTSSARLGCTDTSSTLNLVQKEKQKCEKKQREFPTELTISLQYLPPCDETVTGKLVIGIEALSGLPPKQYNCTLEPYVALNIVKQSWSHRKRQRLHSFRTRAIRHTANPIFKETFVVANVKSQEIKEWILDFAAYDHDRYANDTELCSFKVSMKEVKQVLQSPEIHMFNFRMKPSNLEFGNILLGISYLPTAQRLTINVMKARDIKFATAVSSLSKFNPYVRILMLNGRTGQRMKKKKTKFVCANLQPEFNETLTFDVTCNQLDIVQFLVMLYNKTVPVEIAASNVDHPSDSEDSVTTSYRTKDVCIGKVALGKGVRGSTERLHWFSVLQNPRKLVTVWHVLK